The genome window GCCGAGCAGGTTCTGACGGAAGCGGCCCTGCTTGCCCTTGATCATGTCGGACAGGGACTTGAGCGGACGGCCGTTGGTGCCGGTGATGGCGCGGCCGCGGCGGCCGTTGTCGAACAGGGCGTCGACAGCCTCCTGCAGCATGCGCTTTTCGTTGCGGATGATGATCTCGGGAGCACCCAGCTCAAGCAGGCGCTTGAGGCGGTTGTTCCTGTTGATCACGCGGCGGTACAGGTCGTTGAGGTCCGAGGTGGCGAAACGGCCGCCATCCAGGGGAACCAGGGGGCGCAGCTCGGGCGGAATGACCGGAATAACTTCCATGATCATCCATTCCGGCTTGTTGCCGGATTCGAGGAAGGCCTCCACGACTTTCAGCCGCTTGGTGATTTTCTTCTTCTTGGTCTGGGAGCGGGTGCTCTGGGCTTCCTCGCGCAACTCGTGGCGCAGGGATTCCAGCTCGATGGCTTCCAGGAGCTTGCGCACGGTTTCCGCGCCCATGCCCACTTCAAGCGCATCCTCGCCAAAGTGCTCGATCACCTGGAAGTACTGATCTTCGGAGATGATCTGGTGCTTCTTCAGCGGGGTTTCGCCCGGCTCCAGAACGATGAAGGAGTCGAAATACAGCACCTTTTCCAGGTCGGCCATGGTGATGTCCAACAGGGTGCCGATCTTGGAGGGCAGAGTCTTCAGGAACCAGATATGCGCCACGGGAGCGGCCAGCTCGATGTGGCCCATGCGCTCGCGGCGAACCTTGGATGCGATAACTTCAACGCCGCACTTTTCGCAGACAATGCCGCGGTGCTTCATGCGCTTGTACTTACCGCAGTTGCATTCGTAGTCCTTGACCGGACCGAAAATCTTGGCGCAGAACAGACCGTCGCGTTCAGGCTTGAACGTACGGTAGTTGATCGTCTCCGGCTTCTTGACCTCACCGAAAGACCATTCCCTGATCTTTTCGGGTGCGGCAATGGAGATTTTCATCGACTTGAGGCCCTTGCCCGCCAGTGCGGCGTTGGGGGCTCCGCGCAGAGTGAACAGATCGTCCAACGTCATCTGTAGTCCCTCTTGCTAAATGTTATCTCATGCCCGGCCGGGCGAACCCGGCCGGGCCTTATCAACTCTTTTCGACCGTCCTAGGAAATGACCGGACGCTTCTGGACGAACTCGTCGCGGCCGGGACGGCCTGCCTTCTCTTCCTGCTCCAGGGTCACGTCCAAGCCGAGGGACATGAGTTCCTTGATCAGAACGTTGAAGGACTCGGGCAGACCGGCTTCAAGGAAGTTGTCTCCCTTGACGATCTTCTCGTACATCTTCACGCGGCCCTGCACATCGTCGGACTTGACGGTGAGGAACTCCTGTAGGAGGTAGGCCGCGCCGTAGGCTTCCAGTGCCCAGACTTCCATTTCCCCGAGACGCTGGCCACCGAACTGGGCCTTACCGCCCAGAGGCTGCTGGGTAACCAGGGAGTACGGGCCGGTGGAACGGGCGTGGATCTTTTCGTCGACCAGGTGGTGCAGCTTGAGCATGTACATGACGCCGACGGTAACCCTGTTATGGAACGGTTCGCCGGTGCGGCCGTCGTACAGGATGATCTTGCCGTCGTCGGGCTGGCCGGCGCGCTCCAGGAGCCGCCAGATTTCTTCTTCAGTGGCGCCGTCAAAGACCGGGGTCTTGGTGATGATGCCTTCGCGGGCCTCGCGGACCACCTTGACGAAATCGTCGTCGTCCAGGCCGTCCACCAGTTCATCGATGGTCTTGGACTGGAATATATCTTTCACTTCGGCCCGCACATCCTTGAGTACGGAGCCTTCATCGAGCATTTCGTTGATCTGCTCGCCAAGCTTCTTGGCGGCCCAGCCCAGGTGGGTTTCCATGATCTGCCCGATGTTCATACGGGAGGGAACGCCCAGGGGGTTGAGCACGATGTCCACGGGAGTGCCGTTGGCAAAGAACGGCATGTCCTCTTCGGGAAGGATGCAGGAAACAACACCCTTGTTCCCGTGGCGTCCGGCCATCTTGTCACCCACGGCCAGCTTACGCTTCACGGCCACGTAGACCTTGACCATCTTGATGACGCCCGGAGGCAGATCGTCGCCTTCGGTCACCTTCTCGCGCTTCAGGTCGTAGATGTTCTTGATGAACTTCACCTGATTTTCGTAGTCGGCCATGATGTCGCGGACAGCTTCGTTGCCGCCCTTGTCAAAACAACCGGCGAGCTTCTTCACGGGCACGGGAGCCAGCATTTCCTCGGTGACCTTTTCGCCGGACTTGCCCACCACGTTCTTGCGGGCATCGACTAGGTCCTTGGCCAGCTTGGTGCCGACAACCACTTCAGCGATGCGCTTGCGGGTGCCTTCGCCCAGGGCCGCCATGTGCTTGGCTTCCTTCATGTCGAACTTGGCGAGTTCGTATTCCTCGATGGACTTGGTGCGGTCGTCCTTGTCGCCGGAACGGCGGTTGAAGACCTTGACGTCGATGACCGTACCCTCGATTCCCGGCGGAACCTTAAGGGAGGTGTTCTTCACGTCGCGCGCCTTGTCGCCGAAGATGGCGCGAAGCAGCTTTTCTTCCGGGGTGAGCTGGGTCTCGCCCTTGGGCGTGATCTTACCCACCAGAATATCGTCGGGCTTCACCTTGGCGCCGAGGCGGATGATGCCGCACTCGTCCAGGTTGCGAAGCATTTCTTCGGAAACGTTGGAGATGTCCCGGGTGACTTCTTCGGGTCCGAGCTTGGTGTCGCGGGCGACGAGCTCGAATTCCTCCACATGGATGGAGGTGTAGACGTCCTCCTTGACCATGCGTTCGGAAATAAGGATGGAGTCCTCGTAGTTGAAGCCGCACCAGGGCATGAAGGCGACGGTCAGGTTCTTGCCGATGGCCAGCTCACCCTTGCTGATGCTGGGTCCGTCGGCCAGGACGTCGCCCTTCTTGACCACCTGTCCGACCTGCACCACGGAGCGCTGGCCAAAACAGGAGTTCTGGTTGGACTTGTGCCACTTCTGCAGTTCGTAATGCTTGGAACCGCCGGTCTTGGCAGCAAAGTCCTTGTCGTAGTTCATGATGACGCGTTCGGCGTCGACATAGTGAACCACGCCGTCCTCTTCCGCCAGGATACAGGCGCCGGAGTCGCGGGCCACGGGGCCCTCCATGCCGGTGCCGACCAGGGGCATGTTTGCCCGCAGCAGGGGCACGGCCTGGCGCTGCATGTTGGAGCCCATGAGTGCGCGGTTTGCGTCGTCGTGCTCCAGGAAGGGGATCAGTGCCGCGGAGATGGAAACGGTCTGGCTCGGGCTGATGTCCATGAAGGTGATTTCATCATTGGCAGCCATGAGCGGGTCGCCATCCTGGCGGGCCTGGACGCGGGGGTTCACGAAGTTGCCCTTCTCGTCCAGCACGGCGTTGGCCTGGGCCACTACTTCGCCATGCTCGCGGGATGCGTCCATGTATATGATTTCGTCGGAAACCTTGCCGTCGCCAGCGGTGCGGTACGGGGTCTCGATAAAGCCGTAGTCGTTGACCTTCGCGTAACAGGTCAGGGACACGATAAGACCGATGTTCGGGCCTTCCGGAGTCTCAATGGGGCAGATGCGGCCGTAGTGCGAGGTATGCACGTCGCGCACTTCGAAGCCCGCGCGTTCGCGGGTCAGGCCGCCGGGGCCCAGTGCGGAGAGACGGCGCTTGTGCGTCACTTCGGAAAGCGGGTTGGTCTGGTCCATGAACTGGGAGAGCTGGGAAGTGCCGAAGAACTCCTTGAGCACGGCTGCAACCGGCTTGGGGTTGATCAGGTCGTGCGGCATCAGAGTGGCCACTTCCTGCAGGCTCATGCGCTCCTTGATGGCGCGCTCCATGCGGACCAGGCCGATGCGGTACTGGTTTTCCACCAGCTCGCCCACCGGACGGACTCGGCGGTTGCCGAGATGGTCGATATCGTCAGCCGGACCGTGGGTATCCTTGAGCATCATCAGCTCTTTGAGAGCCTGAAGAATGTCCTCGTTGGTCAGGGTCCGGGTGTTCTTGTCCACGTCGAGCTTCAGGCGGCTGTTCAGCTTGTAGCGGCCGACCAGGGAAAGGTCGTAGTAGTCGGCGCTGCGGAACAGGTTCTCGAAGAAGCTGGAAGCGATCTCCGGAGTGGGCGGAGAGCTGGGACGCAGGCGGCGGTAGATCTCGATCTGGGCCTGGTCCATGCTGGAGGTCTTGTCCAGCATCAGGGTGTCGCGCAGGGACGAGGAAACATCGGCCCCCAGGGTGTGCAGCACGGAAATTTCCGCAATGCCTGCCCCGTTGATCTTTTCGATGCTGTCCACGGTGATTTCGGCAGCCACCTCGACGAGGACCTCGCCGTTTCCGTCCACGATGTCCCGGGCGGCAAACTGGCCGAGCAGGGAATCGGGGTCCACCTCAATGGCCTCGACGCCCGCCCGCAGGAGCTTGCGCCAGACGGCCTTGGTGATGGGATCGCCCTGCTTGCAGAGCACCTTGCCGCCGTGCTCGATCTCGGCGTAGCAGGGTTCCTTGCGGAACTGCTCTTCCTTGACCTTGCGCAGCAGACGGCCGCCTTCGAAGATGTAGTCTTCGGTGTCGTAATAGTAATCGAGGATGTCCTGACGGGTGAGGCCCATGGCCTGCAGCAGGATGGTGGCGGGCATCTTCCTGCGACGGTCGATGCGCACGTACAGGATATCCTTGTGGTCGAAATCGAAATCGAGCCACGAGCCGCGCATGGGAATGATGCGCGCGGAGTACAGGACCTTGCGGCTGGAGTGGGTCTTGCCGGAATCATGCTCGAAGATGATGCCCGGGGACCGCTGCAGCTGGTTGACGATGACGCGCTCGGTGCCGTTGATGATGAAGGTACCCTTCTCGGTCATCAGCGGCAGCGTGCCAAAGTAGATGTCCTGTTCCTTGATGTCGCGGATGGTGCGGTTGTCAGTTTCTTCGTCGACATCGAAGACAACCAGGCGAACCTTGATGCGGATGGGGGTTTCGTAGGTGAGACCCTTGGAAATGCACTCGGCCTGATCGTACTTGGGTTCGCCGATCTCATAACTGACGAACTCAAGGCTCGCGGTCTTGTTGAAATCCTCAATGGGGAAGACGGAACGGAAAACCCCTTCCAGACCGAAATCGCCCCGGCTTGCGGGCGGGATCTCTTCCTGAAGGAACTTCAGATAGGAGTCCACCTGCAACTCAAGGAGATGCGGAATGGGCAACTGGTTGCCGATCTTGCCAAATTCTTTTCTAAGCTGACCCATTGTACCCTCTGCGAGTAGTTATGGTGTTCGGACGGGACATCGGTGTTGCCTGAATAAGGGCCCTTGGGCGCCACCGACGCCGATCTAAAAAAATTCGAGAAGAAAATTCTTGGTTTGAACGAAGCCTGATGCTCCGTCCTGGGAGCTACGGGAGTGATCCCTGGCCAAAGCGCCAATGATCATCATGCCACAAACCTATTCAAAGCGATATTATATATATAGACAACACAGAGAGCGCATGCCCCGAGACAAAGGGCTTGCGCTCTCTGCGAATAAACGCAAGTAAGCGAATTTACTTGACTTCAACTTCCGCGCCGGCTTCTTCCAGCTGCTTCTTGGCTTCTTCAGCCTCTTCCTTGGAAACGCCTTCCTTGAGCGGCTTCGGAGCTTCGTCAACCAGAGCCTTGGCTTCTTTCAGGCCCAGGCCGGTGATGGCGCGGACAGCCTTGATGACGGCGATCTTGTTGCCGCCGGCGCCAGCCAGGATGACGTCGAATTCGGTCTTTTCGTCTTCGCCACCGGCGGCATCGCCACCAGCAACCGGAGCAGCCACAACGGCGGCAGCCGGAGCAGCGGCTTCAACGCCGAATTTATCTTCAAGTTCCTTGATGAACTCGGAGAGTTCCAGGACGGTCATGTTACCGATGAATTCTACAACCTGATCTTTGGTGATATCAGCCATTGTAATTTCCTCCTAAAGGGATACTAAAAACGCTTTGAATTGGTTCTACGCAGCCTGCTGCTCTTTCTGGTCCTTGATGGCTACCAGAGCATACAGGAACTTGCGCTCAATGTTGGCGAACAGAGACACGAAGTTGCGGGGCACGGCCTGCATGGTGCCAAGCACGGAGCTGAGAAGCTCGGGCTTGCTGGGCATCTTGCTGAGCTCTTTGATGCCGTCCGCGTCAAGATACTTGCCTTCGAGGGAACCGTACTTCAGCTCAAACTTCTTGCTGGTCTTCGCAAAGTCAGCAAGAACTTTGGCCAGTGCGACGGGGTCTTCATAACCCAGTGCAAAAGCGCAGTTTTCCTTCAGGTGTTCACCCAGTTCACCGTGTTCGGTGTCCTTGAGTGCCAACCGGGCCAGGGTATTCTTGACGACTTGGAAATCGACTCCGGCTTCAAAGCACTTGCCGCGGAGAGCGGTAAGCTCTTCAACGGTCATGCCCTTGAATTCGGAGACGACGGCGATGCTCGCGCGTGCAGCCTTTTCGTGGAACTGCTCGATGATTTGGGCTTTTTCTTGCCTGTTCATCATCACTCCTCGTCGTTCGGCCCGGAAAGCTGTCAAAGCGTTGTCTCGGCAGGATATTGAGGGACACGGTCCCACCTGCTTTCTCTGACGATACTTCCCGTGCGTATCATGAACCCCGCCGGACGAATCCGGCGGGATACCTACCAATTATTAACCGTCAATGAACTTCTTGATGGTCAGCGGATCGATCTTGATGCCGGGGCCCATGGTGGTGGCCACTGCCAGGGACTTCATGTAGGTGCCCTTGGCGGAAGACGGCTTCATGCGCTGAACCGTGTCCAGAAGCGCGCGCAGGTTTTCCAGCAGCTTGTCGGCCCCGAAGGACACCTTGCCGATGGGTGCGTGCAGCACGCCGGCCTTGTCGACCTTGAATTCGACCTTACCGGCCTTCATTTCGGAAACGGCCTTGCCGATCTCGAAGGTGACGGTGCCGGTCTTGGCGTTGGGCATCATGCCACGGGGGCCAAGAACACGACCGATCTTACCGACCAGGGCCATCATGTCAGGAGTTGCGACAGCCTTGTCGAAATCCATCCAGCCGCCCTGAATCTTTTCCACCAGTTCCTCGGCGCCTGCGAATTCGGCACCGGCTTCCTTGGCTTCGGCTTCCTTTTCACCCTTACAGAAGGCCACGACGCGAACGTCCTTGCCCAGACCGTTGGGGAGAGAAACCGCACCGCGGATCATCTGGTCGGAGTATTTCGGGTCCACGCCCAGGTTGAGAGCGATATCAACGGTCTCGTCAAACTTGGCGTAAGCCTTTTCCACTGCCAGCTTCACACCATCTTCAACCGCGACGCGCTGCTGCGCATCCAGGCCTTCGACGGCATTACGATATTTTTTTCCGTGCTTCGGCATGGCAGTCCTCACTATTTCACTTCGATGCCCATGCTACGCGCAGTGCCCATGATGGACTGCATAGCGGCATCGATATCATTCGCGTTCAGGTCAGGCATCTTCAGCTCGGCGATTTCACGGACCTGGTCCATGCTCACCTTGCCAACCTTGACTTTGTTGGGCTCACCGGAACCGCCGGACAGCTTGGCTGCCTTGAGCAGCAGCGTGGATGCGGGCGGAGTCTTGGTGATGAAGGAGAAGCTGCGATCCTGGTACACGGTGATGACGACCGGGATGAGCATGCCCTTCTGGTCCTGGGTCTTGGCGTTGAACGCCTTGCAGAATTCCATGATGTTGACGCCGTGCTGACCGAGAGCCGGGCCGACCGGCGGAGAGGGGTTCGCAGAGCCGGCAGGAATTTGCAGCTTGATTTTACCAATTTCTTTTTTGGCCATGATATAATTCCTCGATGAGAAAATTCGCGTTGTGCGCGGAGCGGGCTATCCTTTGTCGACCTGAACGAAATCCAGCTCGACAGGAGTCTGACGCCCGAAGATGGATACGGAGACGCGAAGCTTCCCCTTGTCGTAATTGACTTCTTCCACAACACCGTTGAAGCCGCCAAAAGGACCGTCGATAACACGGACCTCGTCGCCGCGCTCGAAGTTGAACTTCGGACGGGGCTTTTCCTGACGGGCTTCCATCATGCTGAGGATATTTTGCGCTTCGCTGTCCCGCATCGGAGTGGGACGGTTTTTTCCGCCCACAAACCCCGTGACGCGGGGAATGGACTGAATCAGATGCCACGAATCGTCGGTCAGGACCATCTTGATCATGACGTAGCCCGGGTAGAACTTGCGGGTGGAGGTTTTACGCTCCCCCTTGACCAGTTCCACGACCTGCTCGGTCGGCATGACAACTTCCTCGATGAGGCCGTTGTCCTGGCCGGTGCGCATCATTTCCCGGATGGTCTTTTCGACACGCTGCTCAAAGCCGGAATAGGTATGAACAATATACCAGCGGCCCTTTCGCTGCGTCGGTTCACTCATGACGTCTGTAGGATTCACTTCAGTCTAGCCTCAATGGGATTAGGAAAGAATGACCGAGACGAGCTTGCTCAGCCCAAGGTCGACCAAGCCCAAATACAGGGCGATAACCAGGGTGACAACCACGACTGCCACGCAAGTGGAGACGGTTTCCTTCCGGGAAGGCCAGACCACTTTCTTGATCTCGACCTTGGACTCCTCGAAAAAGGTCATGAGCTCACGGAGTTTCCCCATGAGCCCGCCCTGGACTTCGGCTGCCTGAGGCGCCGCTTTATTGCCTTTCTTTCTGGCCATATCTTCTCAGCATCCCAAAAATTTAAAGTGGCAGGGGTGGAGGGATTCGAACCCCCAACCTCCGGTTTTGGAGACCGGCACTCTAGCCGTTAGAGTTACACCCCTGCTTTATCGAAACTACTTGGCTTCTTTATGAAGAGTATGCTTCTTGTCCCAAGGACAATACTTCTTCATTTCGATGCGACCGGTAGTATTCTTCTTATTCTTCTGCGTGGCGTAGTTCTTACGCTTGCACTCGGTGCACTGCAGTTGAATGTTGACGCGCATGTCTTACTCCAGAATTTCGGTGACAACACCGGCGCCCACGGTACGGCCGCCTTCGCGGATAGCGAAGCGAAGACCGGTTTCCATGGCGATGGGAGCGATCATCTGCACCTCGAAGGTTGCATTGTCGCCGGGCATGACCATTTCCACGCCTTCTTCCAGGGTGACGACGCCGGTAACGTCGGTGGTGCGGAAGTAGAACTGCGGACGGTAACCAGAGAAGAACGGGGTGTGACGGCCGCCTTCGTCCTTGGACAGAACGTAAACTTCTGCCTTGAACTTGGTGTGCGGGGTGATGGAACCCGGCTTGGCAGCAACCTGGCCGCGTTCAACTTCGTCACGCTTGATGCCGCGGAGCAGCAGACCAACGTTGTCGCCGGCTTCGCCCTGGTCCAGGATCTTGCGGAACATTTCAACGCCGGTGCAGGTGGTCTTGGCGGTGTCGCGGATACCCACGATTTCGATTTCTTCACCAACGGTGATGCGACCACGTTCAACACGACCGGTAACAACGGTACCGCGGCCGGAGATGGAGAACACGTCTTCGATGGGCATCAGGAACGGCTTGTCGACTTCGCGCTGCGGCTCGGGGATGTAGGAATCCAGAGCGTCAAGCAGGTCGTAGATCGGCTTGGCAGCCGGATCGTCGGCGGAATCGCATTCCAGAGCCTTCAGAGCGGAACCCTGAATGACCGGGCAGTCGTCGCCGGGGAAGTCGTACTTGGAAAGAAGTTCGCGAACTTCGAGCTCAACCAGTTCGAGCAGTTCTTCGTCATCAACCATGTCGCACTTGTTAAGGAAGACGACCATGGCCGGGACGCCGACCTGACGACCGAGCAGGATGTGCTCACGAGTCTGCGGCATGGGACCGTCGGTGGCTGCGCAAACGAGGATAGCGCCGTCCATCTGAGCTGCACCAGTGATCATATTCTTGATGTAGTCAGCGTGGCCGGGGCAGTCGACGTGTGCGTAGTGACGGTTGGCGGTTTCGTACTCGACGTGAGCGGTGGCGATGGTGATACCGCGTTCCTTTTCTTCCGGAGCCTTGTCGATTTCGTCGAATGCGACGTATTCGCCGTGGCCAGCCATGTGGGCCAGCTTGGTGATGGCTGCGGTCAGGGTGGTCTTACCATGGTCGATGTGACCGATGGTACCGACGTTTACGTGCGGCTTACTGCGCTCGAATTTAGCTTTACCCATTGCAATTCCCCCTAGAATTTCTGGTTTTGTTCACTTTCGGTAAAAATACTATGGAGCCCACAAGCAGAATTGAACTGCTGACCTCATCCTTACCAAGGATGCGCTCTACCTACTGAGCTATGTGGGCCCGTATATTAGCTTCGCTTGAGAGGCATGAGGAACGGCGGGACTGTGAGGTTGGAGCGGGAAACGAGACTCGAACTCGCAACCCTCAGCTTGGAAGGCTGATGCTCTAGCCAATTGAGCTATTCCCGCTCACTTTCCTGTAGTCACCAGCAGGCCCTATGTCCTACCTCCTACAGCGCGGCTTTTACTATGGTGGTGGGGGGAGGATTTGAACCTCCGAAGGCGTACGCCGACAGATTTACAGTCTGTTCCCTTTGGCCACTCGGGAACCCCACCATGTCAAATATGGAGCTGGCGATGGGACTTGAACCCGCAACCTGCTGATTACAAATCAGCTGCTCTACCAATTGAGCTACGCCAGCCCGGGGACGAATCCTTTACGTCGAACTGACCTTGATTGCAAGGCTTTTTTGGAACAATTTCTAAGTTTTGTTCCGGCGTCTCTTTCGCCAGAGAACGGAGGTGTTTAAGCGGTAATCGGCCGCGTTGTCAACCCCGAAGTTCCATTTTTTTCCCAAAAGGCCGTTTTTCCTCTCTTGAAAAGCAATAATCCATTTAAAATCAAGCGATTAAGCCCACAACGATTAGCTACTGGTCGTTAGTCTTACATTATATATTTGAAATGTTCAAACGAAACCCGCCTTTTTCCCGTTATATTCCGTGGCTTGCCGCCCTACTCCCGCCGAGAATCACCTTCCGCCCATAGGGCGGCCTGAAACGGATTCCTTTTGACTGTTCGGAAAACACGCTATATGAGCAACCCGTCATGACAACATTCGAAATCACACCGGACAGCCCCTGGCTGGCCCCGCTCGCCGGCTACTCGGACCTGCCCTTCCGCCTCCTGTGCCGCAGCCACGGCGCCGGGGTGACCTGTTCCGAGATGGTCAGCGTCAAGGGCCTGTCCTTCAAGAACTCCGGCACGCGGCGGCTGCTGAACACCTGCCCCGACGACGAGCCCGTGGTAATCCAGATATTCGGTGCCGAGCCGCAGTACTTCCCGGAGACCATGGAAAAGCTCGTGTCCATGGGCTTCCGCAACTTCGACCTCAACTGCGGCTGCGCCGTGCGCAAGGTCATGAAGTCCGGCAGCGGCGTGGCGCTCATGCGCGACGTGGGCCTTCTGGTGCGCATTGCCGGGATCATGGTGGAAAAGGCCGCACAGCATCCCGACGGCGGCCGGGTGGGCGTCAAGTTCCGCCTGGGCCCGGAATACGGGGACGAGACCTATCTGGACCTGGCCCCGCGCCTGGAGGACATCGGCGTGAACTGGGTGACCATGCATCCGCGCTACGGCAAGCAGCTCTTTCGCGGCGACGCCGACTGGAACAAGCTCAGGAAACTCAAGGACACGGTATCCATCCCGGTCATCGCCTCGGGCGACCTGTACACGGCCCGGGACGGGGTGCGCTGCATCGAGGAAACCGGCGTGGACGGCGTCATGTTCGCACGGGGTGCCATGTTCGACCCCACCATCTTCGACCGCTTCCGCGCCCTGCGCGCCGGACGCGAGATGCCGCCCCTGGACGGGACGCTTTTGGCGGAAGTGGTTCGTCAACACATCAAATTCACTAAAGATTATGAGGGAGATGGCCGATCATTCCGTAAGATACGCTCCATCATCCCGCGCTATGCCAAGGGACTGGAGGGCATCCGGGCCCTGCGGGGCAGGCTGAACCAGTGCGCAAGCTGGGAAGATCTTGAAACAGCCGCCTCGGAGATCGAAACCATGAAAAAAGCAGACAGAATTTCTACCCCTGTTGACGACAACTGCCTGTAAAGTTTATCAGGACCTATATTAACAATCCGAGTGATACGGAAAACGGAGAGATCATGGCCCCGAACAAAGACGGAATCCTGCTCGAAGCCGGAACCAACGAGCTTGAAATTGTTGAGTTCTACCTTGAGGAAGTACCCAAGGGAAAAGATAGCAACGGCAATGTCGTCATCGAGGAAACCGAAGACGGCGAAAACGGCCCGAAAAAGAGCAAGAAAGCCTACTACGGCATCAACGTCGCCAAGGTGCTGGAAATCATCCGCATGCCCGAAGTGACGGAAATGCCGGAGGTATCCCACCATTCCGTGCTGGGAGCCTTCAACCTGCGCGACCGCATCATCCCGCTCCTGGACCTTTCCGCATGGCTCAAGAAGAAGCGCGTGGAAAACGAGCCGCCCAAGGTCATCGTCACCGAATTCAACAACGTGACCTCGGCCTTCATGGTTTCGGGCGTGACCCGCATCCACCGCATCAGCTGGGAAGACGTGGAAGCGCCCAACAAGTACGTCTCCGCCCTGTCCAGCGAATCCATCACCGGCGTGGTCAAGTTCAAGGACCGGCTGGTGTTCATCCTGGACCTGGAACGCATCGTGGCCGAGCTTAACCCCAGCCTGCGCCTGAAGCTGGACGAAAACGTGGTCTTCGATTCCAAGGCCCATTACCGGGCCCTGATCGCTGACGACTCCCCGCTCATCCGCGAAATGATCCGCGACCTGCTGCAGCAGGCCGGATTCCAGGTGGAAAAGACCAACAACGGCCGCGAATGCTGGGATCGCCTCAAGGAACTCAAGCAGCACGCCACCGACGAGGGACGCCCCATTTCCGACTACGTGCAGGTCATCATCTCGGATATTGAAATGCCCATGATGGACGGCCACAACC of Salidesulfovibrio onnuriiensis contains these proteins:
- the tuf gene encoding elongation factor Tu, which codes for MGKAKFERSKPHVNVGTIGHIDHGKTTLTAAITKLAHMAGHGEYVAFDEIDKAPEEKERGITIATAHVEYETANRHYAHVDCPGHADYIKNMITGAAQMDGAILVCAATDGPMPQTREHILLGRQVGVPAMVVFLNKCDMVDDEELLELVELEVRELLSKYDFPGDDCPVIQGSALKALECDSADDPAAKPIYDLLDALDSYIPEPQREVDKPFLMPIEDVFSISGRGTVVTGRVERGRITVGEEIEIVGIRDTAKTTCTGVEMFRKILDQGEAGDNVGLLLRGIKRDEVERGQVAAKPGSITPHTKFKAEVYVLSKDEGGRHTPFFSGYRPQFYFRTTDVTGVVTLEEGVEMVMPGDNATFEVQMIAPIAMETGLRFAIREGGRTVGAGVVTEILE
- a CDS encoding tRNA dihydrouridine synthase; this encodes MTTFEITPDSPWLAPLAGYSDLPFRLLCRSHGAGVTCSEMVSVKGLSFKNSGTRRLLNTCPDDEPVVIQIFGAEPQYFPETMEKLVSMGFRNFDLNCGCAVRKVMKSGSGVALMRDVGLLVRIAGIMVEKAAQHPDGGRVGVKFRLGPEYGDETYLDLAPRLEDIGVNWVTMHPRYGKQLFRGDADWNKLRKLKDTVSIPVIASGDLYTARDGVRCIEETGVDGVMFARGAMFDPTIFDRFRALRAGREMPPLDGTLLAEVVRQHIKFTKDYEGDGRSFRKIRSIIPRYAKGLEGIRALRGRLNQCASWEDLETAASEIETMKKADRISTPVDDNCL
- a CDS encoding chemotaxis protein; translation: MAPNKDGILLEAGTNELEIVEFYLEEVPKGKDSNGNVVIEETEDGENGPKKSKKAYYGINVAKVLEIIRMPEVTEMPEVSHHSVLGAFNLRDRIIPLLDLSAWLKKKRVENEPPKVIVTEFNNVTSAFMVSGVTRIHRISWEDVEAPNKYVSALSSESITGVVKFKDRLVFILDLERIVAELNPSLRLKLDENVVFDSKAHYRALIADDSPLIREMIRDLLQQAGFQVEKTNNGRECWDRLKELKQHATDEGRPISDYVQVIISDIEMPMMDGHNLTKRIKDDPMLHDLPVILFSSIITDKLRHKGESVGADDQCSKPEITQLAIRAANLIEGRSKGE